The window tcataataatacacgtaatatatttgttgatgatgaattaaaatttgtaaactaCTTACATTTCAAATAAGAAAGGCATTGAGTATATAGTTTATGCCTTCGAAGGGCAAAATCCGCAAGCAAGCATGAGtgcataaaaaagataaatatttttttaagagtaaaGATGGAAAATTAAAATGGTAATATGCTGGAGAAAATCAAGTAACTGATATTTaggaaaatagaagataaaatatttgtgacagattttcaaataaatgaaaGGATGTGTCTATtcattaaacattaaaaaaggtTATATGTGTTTAATAATGAGAAGATATAAATATGGTTGTACCATTTCATGAAATTATGTGTTCTTTCATAAAAACATACAAGTATAAaaggttatatttttttatgaaattgtaGTTTTTTCATAGAAAATATGTGTCTCTTTTaagagttatatttttttttagcaaaagttatgaaatgtgtttttttttaattaattatatctcTTCGTCAAAAGGTATAAGGTGGTATATAATAGAATCAATTTTACatgtaaaaaacaaacaaacatagaCAATAGAATGATAGAAAAAAGAACACGAAAAgatagaaacaaaatataaaaaaagttaaaagttttgGAAATCCAAATAAtctaaaaaagagaaagaaaattgataaaaaaaataaaaaaatcaaaataattgattttttttttaattttattgaattgtttttttggtgaaaccaaatgattcatttggtgtctccaaaaccaaaatttattgTATAGGATACACGACTATAGGTTTGTGTTttacatatatgtatattatatttttattctaaaatgtaacttttaatattaacaatttaaaagtataattgaAATTAACTTTAGTCatcttaaataagattttgaatttgaattttatataaaaaaacatgattgtaaGAGAAAATCTTACCAAGAATGGTCACTCaagtttttcaataaaaatagtcattaacaaaattgatatatattttacattaatatcACAATAAGTTTTGCATAGAAGAGATTTCAGTTAGTTTCTTTTTGTATTAGTggaaaaattcatttaattgtttgataaataatttattttaagtagtTTCTCAATAAATTTTAGCGTTTTTTAAAAGGCTAGTTTCTaatctctaattttttatattttcttcttcttttatcattgatatatttattcatttttcttgttacttttttaaaaacaaattataatattattattttttaatcattttacattttttagctACTTCAACAATTAGTTTTATCAAATACTCACAAGTTAATTTTTCAGCTTCCAATTACTAACtagttttttagttaattttgtcaaacataaCCAGAAACTTAACATATTATGAGACATTGGGAGTATTTTTCTTGGACACATAACCTTAACAAAAATTGTAggtttaactaaaaaaaacttgactttcaagttgaaaattatgaaaaactttacttttttaaataaattataattattattttttgttattttatatttttcaactatttcaacaattaattttactagacacttataattttataaactaatttttcagctaattttatcaaatataactaaaaacttaacaTATTATGAGACATTGGGAACATTTTTGTTGGATACACAACCTTAACAAAATTTATAGACAAATTACTAGTTTAACTACAtttctatatataatactaaaaaaaattgactctaCAAACatgaattttctaatatatattattcaaacaAAGATTACATTActtaaactcattttttcatAATCAGTTCTACAAAGTTATAttacttcaaaactaatttcACATACACATATCTAAAAGGAAACCACTTAGTCGATTCAACATCAATCAGCCAAATCATGTTTAAAATAGTCTCaaagttatataaaattgatttaatgattaaaaagtgaaggaaaaaaaagattgGATTTGAACTTCAAATCCTTCACCCTAACAGAgactaacatattaacatttaacttttgttgacaaaaaaaaaagattgaaacagTCTCGAATTAGCTTAAGCACCATCAACTTGTCCACGTCTTCGATTTAGTCAAAGGCAAGCCACAAAACATATTCTTGGGCCTGGCTGGTGACTTGAGGTACATCGTACGAGTTGGAATAAACTGTAAAAGCATTATCATAATCTCACGAAAGATACCATTACCAGCAGATATGTACAACTGATTTTGCGCAGCACCTTAATGCGAAAGCAAAATTCAACCAACTTTCTTCTCACCGTAGGGAGTCAAAATTCGACAAATGACAAAATTTGAGATGCGCTTCAACCACCACATTTAATGTATCAACCATCGTACCTAGGATAGATACATTAAAAGTTTGATCCAATCGCTGAGTAAAATCTTCAAAGGGGATCTATATCTAGATAGATAGGTAGATATGCATATAAAAATACTAGTAacaattttttctataattttttttgaactggAATTGACAAACAACCAACATAAATAATAgtgtttattaatataaaatcgaAAATGGGGAGCGGCATACTTTACTTACCGGAGATGCACTTAAGCATCAAACTTTTAGACTTTTAGTCGCATTGTTTTCCAATATCCACCAcccccaaaaaagaaaagaaagtattaACCAGGGAAAAGGCACAAATGAGACAGCTAAGACAATTTCATTTCTCATTGCATAAACTATAAACTTAAGGCCAGTTCACATACAACGTTGTTGACATGGAGAATGTGACTTTACCTACACCCCAACCCCAAAACAACCTATTAGGCATAtggtaatagtaataataaataaagcaaGACCAAATAAAACCTTTTTACATCAGAACCAAAACTAAACCCAAAATTACAAGCCCAAGCCTTCCTAAGCCCAACCCATGAAGCCCGTTGGAGCCGGAAAACCAGACCCTGACATCATCCACCACAGGTCCACATAGAGAACTCATATCATCACTTCTGGTGTTGTAGTATATGCTGTAGAAGGCAATTCTAGTCCTCTCAGCCTTGGCAGTGAAATTGACGTTAGCAGTTTGGAAGGTAGAATTGGAATTGGGAGTGTAGTGAATGTTCTGAGCCTGGTCCCCAGCAAAGGCCATAACAGCAAGAGGCTCCTTGCACTTATCATCAGCATGACCCAATGAGAAGGTCAAGCTGTAGAGCATGTCTGGTTTGGTCTCAACCATTTGAGATATGATTCCTTCCTTTCCTGAGAGCAACTCAATGGCTCTCCTGCCTTGTGGAACAGAGTAGTGATCGGAATCAATGTAACGGACGGCACGGTTGGATTCGACTATCCAACCTGGCAGTGATGAAGTTTCTTCATCCAAATTTGTGGGAAGCAACACACCCAGTGAAGTGTTCCTGAACATCCATGGACCCTCTTCAAAATCCCCATTGATCACTGCATTGTCTGGCACATATCAACACAGCCAAACCAACATTAATACCCATTCAGCAAATGTATCTTTGGTTAAGCTTGTTTGAATCCTAGTttagttttcacttttcagtACTATGAAAGTAAGGTATCCCTACATTAAGGTATTTCCAGTACTActatttatgtgtgtgtgtgtgttttttttgaaagtaaGGTATTCCCACAACCGGAAATCATGGAACCAACCTTCCAGACATAAAGATAATCAAAATGGATTTTGTCTCTTGGAATAAATTCTTTTCTATACCCAGCACTAGGGAATTTAACCCCTTTCAACATGCTTAAGGAAGTAAAAATCTACTATAACAGGACCTTGTTGGTGGTACTATCTgtctaataagaaaaaaattataggttGATGATGGTCTAAAAATTAGAGTGATGACAAGTAATGTATAAATATAAAGTAGAGGTACCTTTGGGTTTAAGAGGAGTGAAAAGCTTCTTGATAGCAATGTTGTCAATGATGGGGCCACAAGTGGGGTCATCCTCCATGCCGGGATTCTTAAATAGCAACCTAAAAGTGTCCTGATCCGCATTGAAAGAAACCGCGTAAGGGTTCCATCCCTGGACGTTGTAGAGTGTCTGCAGGTCTATCGTCTGCGACGCAGGCAGAACCGAGACGTTGATGGACTCAAACTGCGCGCAGGTGCGAGCCGCACAAAACGTGAGCGAGTAAATGGAACCCTTCTCAACCGGCAGCTCCTGGCTGATCTCGGCGTCGTTGCCGAGCCTGACCGCGTGTCTACCCTGCGGTACGATGAGGATCATCCCACCCTGTTTTTGCCCCGATTCCACAAGCTCAACGTTGCCGTTTGACTTCCAGTTTGGGACCTCGCTGGGGCCCTCCACAATCGCCTCGTTTGGGAACCCGTTTCTTGGGGTAGCCTCAAAATCTCCATTCGCCACTAGCCCTGCAATTCGATTCCACTTTTTATGTTACTTTATATCTTTTTTGGTACCTCTAAATATATACAATTTCCTCTCCTCAGCATAGTACTACTAGTTAAACTAACTAAAATCAGCGACAAATCTCATCATCTTTTATATACTCCAAAAATGGATTGCCCCAAAACTATTTGTCCGGCACATTGAATGCCACAACCTGGCATATGGCATATCACGTTTGATCCCACAATATCCTTATGCTAAACATTGTACGAGTTTTTTTATTCGTTGAAATCCATATGGCAATCTTTTAATGATTTGTGCAATATTTTCCCTTAAGCTAACGGTTTTAGTTTAGTTAAAGCCAAGATCATTCTTAAATTAATTctgataaataacaataaaagaaagtaaAGTTAACAACTTCAAAAGCTTAATTCATGGGACCCAAACAAATTCCACGTCAACAATATTACCtttcaatttcaaataattCGAGGTTCAACCAAAATCAATACTAGCACACATtcgtttttctttataaaattattaaaaatttaaaagtatgaagtttacaatataaaattgttttttttaaaaaaagtttacaaTATAAAAATCTATCCCGTCCCCGCTGCTATCACTTTCTAAAACATGGCATAGTTGACAAAAAGTAGCGCATATTAATAACGTTTAGACTCCAAATATGTGACAAGTggtcaattgaaaaatgatataaatcATCAACATCCAAAATAATAACATAGATCATGGTCCATTAATGTTTCAAGCAAGCAAAGCATCAAGCATAACATGGGTATCATTTATCTtaagatgataataataaaaaagaaaaaagcatttgTGATGAGTACGGGGCCACATTTTGCTCTCAAGGTATTTTCAACAGGTTAGAGGCGGCAGAATCATTGTCAAGGTGTATTCCTCAAGCACATGTTCCCACCCCATCCCATAGGTAATTCCAACCAAAATGCAATGCAATCAACATTTATGTTGAACTAGGATGCAACAAATATCCGCGTCGTTTTGTAGTGATTGCACCATAACCACACCATTCTTTCCAATTTATATCTTGTTCCGTCTCTACATTTGTTTTTCATAACAATAACACCCACTAATCAAGAAAAAACAGCAAACTTTTAGTATAATCTGGATTGCCTTATCCAAGAATGGGCCTCAAGAATGTGAAAACCCACGTTGAAACAATAAAGAAGGAACACATTTTTAGAGGTGCCAACTTGCGAAGCAGGTTAGAAGCACACAATGATTCAAGTAGTAACAAAAAAAGAGGATCAATATAAACTACTACCCATCAAAAAGGCCTAACAAAGAACATGACAACTAGCCAAGAAGGATAGGGAAGATCCGAAGGCAGCAAAAACGACAAAAGATGATGTTGACGGGGAGCATTTGAGGTAtggtccaataaaaaaatttaccaagTAACATGAAACTATCacttatttatgattaaataatacatATTCGAAAAATATCTAAATCTCACATGGACTGCCTCGATCTTTGGATGTTGGACAACTTTACTTAATGCCAATTAATTTTGAGATAAAATCTAACCTGATATCAAAGTGGGCTCTAGTAGGAAAAATAGTGATAATCTTAAATGGGCTGTTTTAAAAATTTCGAAACTCAACTAAAATTTACCCCAAATGagatcttaataatttttgcaaGATCCATCTTCCTAAAACCTGAAGAAGCAGAGAGCGCGTGGGTCCTAACGCATGCTGCCATTCACTACGCTCCGCAATCCTTTCACTCTGACCAAAGAGGACAAAAAAagtagtacttttttttttcttactgtgttttttattatttaactgaGCATGGAATAGAGGAGGATAGCGACCTACGCGACAATAATAGTAAAAGTAATTAGCGTCCTTTACGGAAAGGAACTAGCCATTTGGTCATGattggaggaaaaaaaaaactaaaaagcgtGTATTGAGTGGCGGGAACACTGACAATTGGGTCATTTCCCATCCCTAGGTTAACAAGAATCACAAAGGTCTTTTGCTCCGGACCCATTTGCTTAACCTTCTTTCGTGTATCTCTAGGCcggtttttatttttcttctcctaCTATAGTCTTCCTATAAGAAACAAACCACTAACCTAGTTTGATCTACATTTTTTAAGGTAGAGTTTCGGgtacttctttttttacttacatTACATTGCTAGTTTTTCGGTCTTATTATGCCACAAGGCATCCATAATTGCACGATGGTGATGTTTTGCGGTTCATTAAGATTTAGATATCCAAATGTCACAAATAGTCTTGTACCCCTTTCCCCCCAAAAAATGGATCATACACAGTACTCAAgacttttaatttggtcatatgGAGTCGATTCTTGTAATTTAATAAGCTTAACTACACAATCTATGGCTCATTATTATATTCATCAAACTCCTATAACCAATTATATACTGCTACTTTTTTCAGTCAAAATATGTAATACTGACGTATCCTAATACTATGTTTAGATAAATTCTATGTTCAGACAAGTttctttataagtatttttttataaaaatttattataaagtaaATTTAACTTATAcagaagttaaaattaacttttaaaaaagttaatgagAAAGAATttctacaaataaatttatgtataaggtaattttaacttgtgtaagaaatttatttggttttttcttCTCCTACAAGTATTTATGGATAATTTTATCTACACAGCAACTAATATTAAAgcattatcaaaatatttaaagagtAGCAACTAAAAAATAGCTAGATAAAAGATTAAAGCGTTTTTAttaaagtttcaagtttcaactaaaaaatacttttctGTTCAAGTACTTTTACAGAATATGGATTAGTTAGAACTTAAAAGTATTATATATCGCTTTAACTTTGAAAACACTTACAACTAGtgccatttttcaatttttgccaTCATAGTTTTTTCAAActagatttcatttttttggataTAATTTTAAGTTCATTCCTCTGATGCCTTTGACTATGGAGAAAGATTAATAGGGGTATGATATGTCACATGACACAAAAATTAGAAGCATCCTTCagtaaatgaaaaatgaaatcaaaatacCAAGCCAGTGGAAAACAGAACAGCACCACGGAGTAgtctgaaaagttatgatcacaGGTAAGAAAAATGCTCATAACAAAGAGGAAGGTGGGCCTTCTGTGTTGAAAATCATGACCAGAGAATTCCAAATGGAAAACGATAGAGTTCAAAGTTCACTTCACTTCACTTAGAGTTAGAAGTAAGAAACCATAAACAAAGTCAAACATTTTAACTAAGTTGAGTTATTTAACTTGTTTGCAAGTTAAATAGAAGGGAAACAGTTTCAAAGTTTGAACCCAATAGATCACTCTCTTGTTTCTGTAATCGGTAATATCCTTAATGTTCAGCCCCAGAACTCAAAAATACCGATTAAACACCAtccagaattttattttatcttcgtACAATAATACTAGACCATAAAATGGAGAAGGTAACTA of the Glycine max cultivar Williams 82 chromosome 13, Glycine_max_v4.0, whole genome shotgun sequence genome contains:
- the LOC100788675 gene encoding uncharacterized protein is translated as MARSSTRMKWVSIFTLLFLSHSPLTISAEDGLVANGDFEATPRNGFPNEAIVEGPSEVPNWKSNGNVELVESGQKQGGMILIVPQGRHAVRLGNDAEISQELPVEKGSIYSLTFCAARTCAQFESINVSVLPASQTIDLQTLYNVQGWNPYAVSFNADQDTFRLLFKNPGMEDDPTCGPIIDNIAIKKLFTPLKPKDNAVINGDFEEGPWMFRNTSLGVLLPTNLDEETSSLPGWIVESNRAVRYIDSDHYSVPQGRRAIELLSGKEGIISQMVETKPDMLYSLTFSLGHADDKCKEPLAVMAFAGDQAQNIHYTPNSNSTFQTANVNFTAKAERTRIAFYSIYYNTRSDDMSSLCGPVVDDVRVWFSGSNGLHGLGLGRLGLVILGLVLVLM